Proteins encoded together in one Amblyomma americanum isolate KBUSLIRL-KWMA chromosome 1, ASM5285725v1, whole genome shotgun sequence window:
- the LOC144114919 gene encoding uncharacterized protein LOC144114919: MDSVGAAEAAMSGRGNQVPATEEYQVILPTLPTGRLALNTVFLQADTQTRPYRVEDFRDMLARQSMLTDVLALGAYRMSHVWAVTFKDAEATKKMVSLGEVKVKQRRCVVIDPANQGTRIKVQWLLHTVPDEDVRVAFAPYGKVTEVSKERWRVQEIADNGSTTRLVTLILKAGTKLEDLPHQMSIAGELALVVVAGRQPLCLRCRSQGHIRRDCRVPRCNTCRRFGRTEEQCVRTYANAVGVVSGEDNSELFMDEADAEEVAKTAGNNASKVVSPAPPLEPTTELETLVETPRAQASGADNSANSKETVSDTNNVPVITQSQQHETWK, from the coding sequence ATGGACTCCGTTGGAGCGGCTGAAGCGGCCATGTCCGGCCGCGGAAACCAGGTGCCTGCTACTGAAGAATATCAGGTGATTTTGCCTACTTTGCCAACCGGTCGTTTAGCTTTAAATACTGTTTTTCTGCAAGCTGATACCCAGACTCGCCCCTACCGAGTCGAAGATTTTCGAGATATGCTTGCGCGTCAGTCGATGCTCACTGACGTTTTGGCGCTAGGCGCGTATCGAATGAGTCACGTATGGGCGGTGACCTTCAAGGATGCGGAAGCGACTAAAAAAATGGTGAGTCTCGGCGAAGTGAAAGTGAAGCAACGCCGCTGCGTTGTCATCGATCCGGCCAATCAAGGAACACGCATAAAGGTGCAATGGCTCCTTCACACGGTTCCAGACGAAGATGTACGGGTGGCTTTTGCTCCGTATGGCAAGGTCACCGAAGTGAGCAAGGAGCGATGGCGAGTGCAAGAAATTGCCGACAATGGATCAACGACACGCTTGGTCACGTTGATCCTGAAGGCTGGAACCAAGCTGGAGGACCTTCCGCATCAAATGAGCATCGCGGGTGAGCTGGCACTCGTCGTCGTGGCAGGCAGACAACCACTGTGCCTTCGTTGTCGCAGTCAGGGCCACATACGCCGTGACTGCCGTGTGCCGCGGTGCAACACCTGTCGCCGCTTTGGGCGCACCGAGGAGCAGTGCGTACGTACGTACGCCAATGCCGTAGGAGTGGTGAGCGGTGAGGATAACTCCGAGCTGTTCATGGATGAAGCGGATGCCGAAGAAGTTGCGAAGACTGCAGGGAACAACGCCTCGAAAGTGGTATCGCCGGCTCCGCCTCTCGAGCCTACCACGGAGTTGGAGACGCTAGTCGAGACGCCGAGGGCACAGGCTTCGGGGGCGGATAATTCTGCCAACTCAAAGGAGACTGTAAGTGATACCAATAATGTGCCGGTGATCACCCAGAGCCAACAGCACGAAACATGGAAGTAG